The Prosthecobacter vanneervenii genome has a segment encoding these proteins:
- a CDS encoding efflux RND transporter periplasmic adaptor subunit codes for MKTLLKHPLIVLALGLASCGKPSSGPPPAAPMAAGPLEVGVITVKTSPVTLTQDLPGRISAFRVAEVRARVSGIVLKRLFKEGSDVKEGQVLYEIDPAQYEASLESAQGTLARAEASLNSAMLKLNRMQSLIDSRAISKQDFDEASGSKRVNEAEVLLGKAAVKTARINLDYTKVTAPITGRIGLSQVTEGAYVRTDQATLLTTVQQIDRVYVDVNQPSSDLLRLKQALTSGKLKADAAGQARVKLVYENGEIYPEEGSLEVSDVTVNTLTNSVTVRAVFPNPRNELLPGMFVRARLEEGTTPDAILVPQLAVTRNSKGEPTAMVVGAESKVELRVLETPRAVGNQWMVTSGLKAGDQLIINNLQKIRPGAPVKVAAPDSAAPAQTSSAAK; via the coding sequence ATGAAGACCCTTTTGAAGCATCCCCTGATCGTTCTGGCGCTGGGTCTCGCGAGCTGTGGGAAGCCCTCCTCCGGCCCGCCGCCTGCCGCGCCCATGGCCGCCGGTCCCCTCGAAGTGGGAGTCATTACCGTGAAGACTTCCCCCGTCACTCTCACGCAAGATCTGCCGGGGCGCATCTCGGCCTTCCGCGTGGCGGAGGTGCGTGCGCGCGTGAGCGGCATTGTATTGAAGCGTCTCTTCAAAGAGGGCAGCGATGTGAAGGAAGGGCAGGTGCTCTATGAAATCGACCCCGCGCAGTATGAGGCCTCTCTGGAAAGCGCGCAAGGAACCCTGGCGCGTGCCGAGGCCAGCCTGAACTCCGCCATGCTCAAGCTCAACCGCATGCAGTCGCTCATCGACTCCCGTGCCATCAGCAAGCAGGACTTTGACGAGGCATCCGGCAGCAAGCGCGTGAACGAAGCGGAAGTGCTGCTGGGAAAAGCCGCCGTGAAGACCGCACGCATCAATCTGGACTACACCAAGGTCACTGCGCCGATCACCGGCCGCATCGGCCTCTCTCAAGTGACGGAGGGTGCCTACGTGCGCACTGATCAGGCCACGCTGCTGACCACCGTGCAGCAGATCGACCGCGTGTACGTGGACGTGAACCAGCCCAGCAGTGACCTGCTGCGGCTAAAGCAGGCGCTGACCAGCGGCAAGCTGAAGGCCGATGCCGCCGGTCAGGCGCGGGTGAAGCTCGTGTATGAAAACGGCGAGATCTATCCTGAGGAGGGTTCTCTGGAAGTTTCCGACGTGACGGTGAATACGCTGACCAATTCCGTGACTGTGCGTGCGGTCTTTCCCAATCCGCGCAATGAACTGCTGCCCGGCATGTTTGTGCGTGCGCGGCTGGAAGAAGGCACCACACCAGATGCCATCCTGGTGCCGCAGCTGGCTGTGACGCGCAACTCCAAGGGCGAGCCGACGGCGATGGTCGTGGGTGCTGAGAGCAAGGTGGAGCTGCGCGTGCTGGAGACGCCCCGCGCCGTGGGGAACCAGTGGATGGTGACCTCCGGCCTCAAGGCGGGAGACCAGCTCATCATCAACAACCTTCAAAAGATCCGTCCCGGTGCGCCGGTGAAGGTGGCTGCCCCTGACTCTGCCGCGCCTGCTCAAACCTCCAGCGCTGCCAAATAA
- the dinB gene encoding DNA polymerase IV — MPPRVIMHMDMDAFFASVEQRDHPEYRGKPVIVGSPPDQRGVVCAASYEARKFKVRSAMPSRTAGRLCPQGIFVRPRMSVYRAESARIMQILQEYTPLIEQVSVDEAYLDMSAHAQPDMEPDAAIEAARPLAAAIKQRIRSECQLTASIGISSNKFLAKLASDFQKPDGLTTILDSAKIAFLRPLPVSAIHGVGPVTAEGLRALGLNTIADLQDTTQPLDAVAGSFAARLRARAFGNDDRPLDLSDERKSISAENTFLEDTDARPALRAALKEMALDVAQSLERHSLGALTVQVKVRYSDFTTLTRQIRLEEPVTSEREIYRTACHLLARHRLVTAPLRLIGIGVSTLVPPMQKQLRLSI; from the coding sequence ATGCCGCCACGCGTGATCATGCACATGGACATGGATGCCTTCTTTGCATCTGTGGAGCAGCGTGATCATCCGGAATACCGGGGCAAGCCGGTGATCGTGGGCTCGCCGCCGGATCAGCGTGGGGTGGTGTGTGCGGCCAGCTATGAGGCGCGGAAGTTCAAGGTGCGCTCCGCCATGCCCTCCCGCACCGCCGGGCGGCTCTGCCCTCAGGGCATCTTTGTGCGCCCGCGCATGTCGGTGTATCGGGCGGAATCTGCACGCATCATGCAGATCCTGCAGGAATATACGCCGCTCATCGAACAGGTGTCCGTGGACGAGGCCTATCTCGACATGAGCGCGCATGCGCAGCCGGACATGGAACCGGATGCCGCCATCGAGGCCGCACGCCCGCTGGCCGCCGCCATCAAGCAGCGCATCCGCAGCGAGTGCCAGCTCACCGCCAGCATCGGCATCAGCTCCAACAAATTCCTGGCCAAGCTGGCGAGCGATTTCCAAAAGCCCGACGGACTGACCACCATTCTCGACAGCGCCAAGATCGCCTTCCTGCGCCCACTGCCGGTCAGTGCCATCCACGGTGTGGGCCCTGTGACCGCCGAGGGGCTGCGCGCGCTGGGGCTGAACACCATCGCGGACCTGCAGGATACCACTCAACCACTCGACGCCGTGGCGGGCTCTTTTGCCGCCAGGCTGCGCGCACGCGCCTTTGGCAACGATGACCGCCCGCTGGACCTGAGCGACGAGCGCAAGAGCATCAGCGCGGAAAACACCTTTCTGGAAGACACGGACGCCCGCCCCGCCCTGCGCGCAGCGCTCAAGGAGATGGCGCTGGATGTGGCGCAGAGCCTGGAGCGACACAGCCTCGGCGCGCTGACCGTGCAGGTAAAGGTGCGCTACAGCGACTTCACCACCCTGACGCGCCAGATCCGCCTGGAGGAGCCCGTGACCTCCGAGCGCGAGATCTACCGCACCGCCTGCCACCTGCTGGCGCGCCATCGCCTCGTCACCGCACCACTGCGGCTCATCGGCATCGGCGTGTCCACCCTGGTGCCGCCTATGCAGAAGCAGCTGCGGCTTTCTATTTGA
- a CDS encoding efflux RND transporter permease subunit → MSRFFIDRPVFAWVIAIIIMLAGALSIETLPIAQYPNIAPPTIAIIATYPGASAKTLEDTVTQVIEQRLNGIDHLRYIESSSTSDGTATITVTFDGEANADTAQVQVQNKVSLALPSLPQEVQQQGVQVNKSVRNFLIVVGLISTDGSMSNTDLADYNASVMRDPISRLQGVGEIQAFGTQYAMRIWLDPDKLNKYQLTSNDVILAVRAQNAQVSAGALGALPAAQGQLLNATVMAQSRLQTPEQFGGILLRVSQDGSRVFLRDVARTELGSESYNVMARYNGMPASGMAIRPALGANALETVDIVKKKVEELSQFFPPGVKAIFPYDTTQFVRISVEEVVKTLIEAIVLVFLVMFIFLQSWRATLIPTIAVPVVLLGTFGVMAAAGYSINTLTLFGLVLAIGLLVDDAIVVVENVERVMQEEGLSPKEATRKSMDQISGALVGIGLVLSAAFVPMAFFTGSSGVIYRQFSLIIVSSVTLSVLVALILTPALCATLLKPVAKDHGITKRGPFGWFNRGFERVADSYAHAVGKFLKHYVLALIPYAAIAAAVVYLFERAPTGFLPDEDTGVLFAMAQLPPGSTREQADEVLKKMETHFFEEEKEVVEGGFGVLGFSFSGNAQNQVLMFVKLKPWDERKLPSQKVKAIQGRAMGKFMQIKEALAFAFAPPAVLELGTATGFDLRLVDLGGLGHDALMAAQGQLLGMSAQNPILTSVRPNGLADTSVYQIDVDQEKASALGLSLAEINASLSTILGSTYVNDFIDKNRVKRVMLQGDAPYRMLPEDIGRWYVRNAQGGMVPFSAFSTGSWKMGSPKLERFNGASSLSIQGEPAPGHSSGEAIKEIERMARSLPVGIGVAWAGLSYEEQLSGSKSAQLYIIALLMVFLCLAALYESWAIPFSVMMDMPLGALGVVAATQWRGMPNDIYFQIGLITIIGLSAKNAILVVEFAKEHFDRGATLIEAALHAVRQRLRPILMTSIAFGLGVLPLATNTGAGSGSQNAIGTGIVGGAVTTTLLGLFFVPLYFVVILRLFRVKPLKAEVK, encoded by the coding sequence ATGTCCCGCTTCTTCATCGACCGGCCTGTCTTCGCGTGGGTCATCGCCATCATCATCATGCTGGCGGGGGCGCTCTCGATCGAGACCCTGCCCATCGCGCAGTATCCCAACATTGCGCCGCCCACCATCGCCATCATTGCCACGTATCCCGGTGCCTCGGCCAAGACACTGGAAGACACCGTGACGCAGGTCATCGAGCAGCGGCTCAATGGCATCGACCATCTGCGCTACATCGAAAGCTCCAGCACCTCGGACGGCACGGCCACCATCACCGTGACGTTTGACGGCGAGGCCAATGCGGACACCGCGCAGGTGCAGGTGCAGAACAAAGTCTCGCTGGCGCTGCCCTCGCTGCCGCAGGAGGTGCAGCAGCAGGGCGTGCAGGTGAACAAATCTGTGCGCAATTTCCTCATCGTGGTCGGCCTCATTTCCACGGACGGCAGCATGAGCAACACCGACCTCGCTGACTACAATGCCAGCGTGATGCGTGATCCCATCAGCCGCCTGCAGGGGGTGGGGGAGATTCAGGCCTTTGGCACGCAGTACGCCATGCGCATCTGGCTGGACCCCGACAAGCTGAACAAATACCAGCTGACCTCCAATGACGTCATCCTCGCCGTGCGTGCGCAGAATGCCCAGGTTTCCGCCGGGGCGCTGGGCGCTCTGCCGGCCGCGCAGGGGCAGCTGCTCAATGCCACCGTGATGGCGCAGAGCAGGCTGCAGACGCCGGAGCAGTTTGGCGGCATCCTCCTGCGCGTGAGCCAGGACGGCTCGCGTGTCTTTCTGCGGGATGTGGCCCGCACCGAACTGGGCAGCGAATCCTACAACGTGATGGCGCGCTACAATGGCATGCCCGCCAGCGGCATGGCCATCCGCCCTGCGCTGGGGGCCAATGCGCTGGAGACCGTGGACATCGTGAAAAAGAAGGTGGAGGAGCTCTCGCAATTCTTCCCGCCCGGCGTGAAGGCCATCTTTCCGTATGACACCACGCAGTTTGTCCGCATCTCCGTGGAGGAGGTGGTCAAGACTCTGATCGAGGCCATCGTGCTCGTCTTCCTGGTGATGTTCATCTTCCTGCAGAGCTGGCGCGCCACGCTGATCCCCACCATCGCCGTGCCGGTGGTGCTGCTGGGCACCTTTGGTGTCATGGCGGCGGCGGGCTACTCCATCAATACGCTCACCCTCTTCGGCCTCGTGCTGGCCATCGGCCTGCTGGTGGACGATGCCATCGTGGTGGTGGAAAACGTGGAGCGCGTGATGCAGGAGGAAGGGCTGTCTCCGAAGGAGGCCACGCGCAAGTCCATGGATCAGATCAGCGGTGCGCTCGTCGGCATCGGTCTGGTGCTCAGCGCGGCCTTTGTGCCCATGGCCTTCTTCACCGGGTCCAGCGGCGTCATCTACCGGCAGTTCTCACTCATCATCGTCAGCTCGGTCACGCTCTCCGTTCTCGTGGCCCTCATCCTCACGCCCGCGCTCTGCGCCACGCTGCTCAAGCCCGTGGCCAAGGATCATGGCATCACCAAACGCGGCCCCTTCGGCTGGTTCAATCGCGGCTTTGAGCGTGTGGCCGACAGCTACGCGCATGCGGTGGGCAAGTTCCTCAAGCATTACGTGCTCGCGCTCATCCCCTACGCAGCCATCGCTGCAGCGGTGGTGTATCTCTTTGAGCGTGCGCCCACCGGCTTCCTGCCGGACGAGGACACCGGCGTGCTCTTTGCCATGGCGCAGCTGCCACCCGGCTCCACACGTGAGCAGGCCGATGAGGTGCTCAAGAAAATGGAGACGCATTTCTTCGAGGAGGAGAAGGAGGTGGTGGAAGGCGGCTTTGGCGTGCTGGGGTTCAGCTTCAGCGGCAATGCGCAGAACCAGGTGCTCATGTTTGTGAAGCTCAAGCCCTGGGACGAGCGCAAGCTGCCCTCTCAAAAGGTCAAGGCCATCCAGGGCCGCGCCATGGGCAAGTTCATGCAGATCAAGGAGGCGCTGGCCTTTGCCTTCGCTCCGCCCGCCGTGCTGGAGCTGGGCACCGCCACCGGCTTTGACCTCCGTCTTGTCGATCTCGGTGGTCTGGGGCATGACGCGCTCATGGCCGCGCAGGGCCAGCTGCTCGGCATGTCGGCGCAGAATCCCATCCTCACCTCCGTGCGTCCCAACGGGCTGGCAGACACCTCCGTGTATCAGATCGATGTGGATCAGGAGAAAGCCAGCGCGCTGGGCCTCTCTCTCGCGGAGATCAATGCCTCCCTCAGCACCATCCTCGGCTCCACCTACGTCAATGATTTCATCGACAAGAACCGCGTGAAGCGCGTCATGCTGCAGGGAGATGCGCCCTACCGCATGCTGCCAGAGGATATTGGCCGCTGGTATGTGCGCAATGCCCAGGGCGGCATGGTGCCGTTTTCCGCCTTTTCCACCGGATCATGGAAAATGGGATCGCCCAAGCTGGAGCGTTTTAATGGAGCCTCCTCCCTCTCCATCCAGGGAGAGCCAGCGCCCGGCCACAGCTCCGGCGAGGCCATCAAGGAGATCGAGCGCATGGCCAGATCTCTGCCCGTGGGCATCGGCGTGGCCTGGGCGGGGCTGTCGTATGAGGAGCAGCTTTCCGGCTCCAAATCCGCGCAGCTTTACATCATCGCGCTGCTCATGGTCTTCCTCTGTCTGGCGGCGCTGTATGAGAGCTGGGCCATCCCGTTTTCCGTCATGATGGACATGCCCCTCGGTGCGCTGGGTGTGGTGGCGGCCACGCAGTGGCGCGGCATGCCCAATGACATCTACTTTCAAATTGGCCTCATCACCATCATCGGCCTCTCCGCCAAAAACGCCATCCTCGTGGTGGAGTTTGCCAAGGAGCACTTTGACCGGGGAGCCACGCTCATCGAGGCCGCGCTGCACGCCGTCCGCCAGCGACTGCGCCCCATTCTGATGACCTCCATCGCCTTCGGCCTGGGCGTGCTGCCCCTGGCCACGAATACCGGCGCAGGCTCCGGCAGCCAGAACGCCATCGGCACCGGCATCGTGGGCGGAGCCGTGACCACCACGCTGCTGGGCCTGTTCTTCGTGCCTCTCTACTTTGTGGTCATCCTGCGCCTCTTCCGCGTGAAGCCGCTGAAGGCGGAGGTGAAGTAG
- the nuoF gene encoding NADH-quinone oxidoreductase subunit NuoF, which produces MASPVQYLPGKEPHAREKRLIFKNIDRVGYNPSIECYLENGGYEQLKKAFTMERSAITNEVKASGLRGRGGAGFPTGVKWGFIPPTNTKPVYLICNADESEPGTFKDRYILHQDPHQLIEGMTIACFAVGAKLSYIYVREEFPYAAKILEKAIAEAHAKGFLGKNILGSGFDCEIFVHRGAGAYICGEETGLIESLEGKRPYPRIKPPYFPAALGLYMSPTIVNNVESLCHVKHIIEMGGAEYAKLGTPNNTGTRILCVSGDVVNPGYFEVEVGKITMGEVIDVLCGGLKPGRKLKAIIPGGSSSKVLRADERFKLKDGREIGIMDIPMDFDTIAQCGTMAGSGGVIIMDDSRSMTWAINNLNNFYAHESCGQCTPCREGSLWMKKISDRIVDGDASPDDVDTLETVANQIEGKTICAFGEAASWPTQSFIKKFRDELKGDCKPDLTGKIVNEETQVAVAGMA; this is translated from the coding sequence ATGGCCTCCCCCGTCCAGTATCTTCCCGGAAAAGAACCCCATGCGCGTGAAAAGCGCCTGATCTTCAAGAACATCGACCGCGTCGGCTACAATCCGTCCATCGAGTGCTACCTGGAAAACGGCGGCTACGAGCAGCTCAAAAAGGCCTTCACCATGGAGCGCAGCGCCATCACCAATGAGGTGAAAGCCAGCGGCCTGCGCGGTCGTGGCGGTGCGGGCTTCCCCACCGGGGTCAAGTGGGGCTTCATCCCGCCCACAAATACGAAGCCGGTGTACCTGATCTGCAACGCCGACGAATCCGAGCCCGGCACCTTCAAAGACCGCTACATCCTGCATCAAGACCCGCACCAGCTCATCGAGGGCATGACGATCGCCTGCTTTGCCGTGGGTGCCAAGCTCTCCTACATCTACGTGCGCGAGGAGTTCCCCTACGCAGCCAAGATTCTGGAAAAGGCCATCGCCGAGGCGCATGCCAAAGGCTTCCTGGGCAAGAACATCCTCGGCTCCGGCTTTGACTGCGAGATCTTCGTGCATCGCGGTGCAGGTGCCTATATCTGCGGCGAAGAGACCGGCCTCATCGAATCCCTCGAAGGCAAGCGCCCCTACCCGCGCATCAAGCCCCCCTACTTCCCCGCTGCGCTGGGCCTCTACATGAGCCCCACCATCGTGAACAACGTGGAATCTCTCTGCCACGTGAAGCACATCATTGAAATGGGCGGCGCGGAATACGCCAAGCTCGGCACCCCAAACAACACCGGCACCCGCATCCTCTGCGTGAGCGGCGACGTGGTGAACCCCGGCTACTTTGAGGTCGAGGTGGGCAAGATCACCATGGGCGAAGTCATCGACGTGCTCTGCGGCGGCCTCAAGCCCGGCCGCAAGCTCAAGGCCATCATCCCCGGCGGCAGCTCCTCCAAGGTGCTGCGTGCCGACGAGCGCTTCAAGCTCAAGGACGGCCGCGAGATCGGCATCATGGACATCCCGATGGACTTCGACACCATCGCCCAGTGCGGCACCATGGCAGGCTCCGGCGGCGTCATCATCATGGACGACAGCCGCAGTATGACCTGGGCCATCAACAACCTGAACAACTTCTACGCGCACGAGTCCTGCGGCCAGTGCACCCCCTGCCGCGAAGGCAGCCTGTGGATGAAGAAGATCAGCGACCGCATCGTGGACGGCGACGCCAGCCCCGATGACGTGGACACCCTGGAGACCGTGGCCAACCAGATCGAAGGCAAGACCATCTGCGCCTTCGGCGAAGCCGCCTCCTGGCCCACCCAGAGCTTCATCAAGAAATTCCGCGACGAACTCAAAGGCGACTGCAAACCGGACCTCACCGGCAAGATCGTCAATGAAGAGACGCAGGTGGCCGTGGCTGGGATGGCCTGA
- a CDS encoding DUF1553 domain-containing protein, with product MRLSAPRSLSLALLLLAVAGGAIAKKDEGPKPVPWSFAPLRRTPLPKVKDTAWPQTRIDYYILSKMEAAGLQPAPRADARVLQRRLAFDLTGLPPEAKAKSSNLKDEISSLLNSPHYGERWARHWLDLARYADETPNWLDSTKYSYLYRDWVVQALNEDMPYDRFILRQLATDFLPDSKPQDRVALGFIGLSPTYFKELQLPPEIIKTTVADEWEEHVDAIGRTFLGLTLACARCHDHKSDPITAQDYYALAGVFASVKLSELPTMKDELWQPVAKARSEVAALEKQIADLKKKKPKDLAQQMQECEAKITAIKSSTPHFNMPMANAVEEAALYVVNKEKEHGTKLDYKMGMARDLELMKRGNPNDLGEVVPRRFLSAFPSKTGLPRKFTTGSGRLELAQAITEDAAPLTARVIVNRVWKHHFGRGLVDTPSEFGNLGEAPTHPELLDDLAGRFMEHGWSLKWLHREILNSATWQQSSVASASEQRDPENKLYARMLRRRLDWESWRDSILSATGQIDLKLGGPATSISAPANVRRSLYGAADRQDMDPMLRIHDVPDPGAHNPWRTETITPLQGLFALNSPFMQQQSAVLGQWAMQHRVEDVYARLFGRAPTAHEAEVAEAFLSGREKDAAAWSQYAQALLAGNEMLFVD from the coding sequence GTGCGCCTTTCCGCCCCCCGCTCCCTGTCTCTGGCCCTGCTGCTGCTCGCAGTGGCGGGAGGGGCCATCGCCAAAAAAGACGAGGGGCCCAAGCCGGTGCCGTGGTCCTTTGCCCCGCTGCGGCGCACCCCGCTGCCCAAGGTGAAAGACACCGCCTGGCCGCAGACGCGCATCGACTACTACATCCTGTCCAAGATGGAGGCCGCAGGGCTGCAGCCCGCACCGCGTGCGGACGCACGGGTGCTGCAGCGCAGGCTGGCCTTTGACCTCACCGGCCTGCCACCGGAGGCCAAAGCTAAAAGCTCAAATCTCAAAGATGAAATCAGCAGCCTGCTGAACTCTCCCCACTACGGCGAGCGCTGGGCACGCCACTGGCTGGATCTGGCCCGCTATGCCGATGAGACCCCGAACTGGCTGGACTCCACCAAGTACTCCTACCTCTACCGCGACTGGGTGGTGCAGGCGCTGAACGAGGACATGCCGTATGACCGCTTTATCCTGCGCCAGCTTGCCACCGATTTCCTGCCGGACAGCAAGCCGCAGGACCGCGTGGCCCTCGGCTTCATCGGCCTGAGCCCCACGTACTTCAAGGAGCTGCAGCTCCCGCCGGAGATCATCAAGACCACCGTCGCCGACGAGTGGGAGGAGCACGTGGACGCCATCGGCCGCACCTTCCTCGGTCTCACGCTGGCTTGTGCTCGCTGCCACGACCACAAGTCCGACCCCATCACCGCGCAGGACTACTACGCACTGGCAGGTGTCTTTGCCTCCGTGAAGCTCTCCGAGCTGCCCACCATGAAGGACGAGCTGTGGCAGCCCGTGGCCAAGGCCCGCAGCGAGGTGGCCGCGCTGGAAAAGCAGATCGCCGATCTGAAGAAAAAGAAGCCCAAAGACCTGGCGCAGCAGATGCAGGAGTGCGAGGCCAAAATCACCGCCATCAAATCCAGCACACCGCATTTCAACATGCCCATGGCCAATGCCGTGGAGGAGGCCGCCCTCTATGTGGTGAACAAGGAAAAAGAACACGGCACCAAGCTGGACTACAAGATGGGCATGGCGCGCGATCTTGAGCTGATGAAGCGCGGCAATCCCAATGACCTGGGCGAGGTGGTGCCCCGCCGCTTTCTCTCTGCTTTCCCGTCCAAGACCGGCCTGCCGCGCAAGTTTACCACCGGCAGCGGTCGTCTGGAGCTGGCCCAGGCCATCACGGAAGACGCTGCACCGCTGACAGCACGTGTCATCGTGAATCGTGTGTGGAAACACCACTTCGGGCGTGGTTTGGTGGATACACCGAGCGAATTCGGGAATCTCGGCGAAGCCCCCACGCATCCCGAACTGCTGGACGATCTCGCTGGCCGCTTCATGGAGCACGGCTGGTCGCTCAAGTGGCTGCATCGTGAAATCCTCAACTCCGCCACCTGGCAGCAGAGCAGCGTGGCCTCGGCTTCCGAGCAGCGCGATCCGGAGAACAAGCTCTACGCCCGCATGCTGCGCCGCCGCCTGGACTGGGAATCCTGGCGCGACTCCATCCTCAGCGCCACCGGGCAGATCGACCTCAAGCTCGGCGGCCCCGCTACCTCCATCAGCGCCCCGGCCAATGTGCGCCGTTCTCTCTATGGTGCCGCCGACCGTCAGGACATGGACCCCATGCTGCGCATCCACGATGTGCCAGATCCCGGCGCTCACAATCCCTGGCGCACCGAGACCATCACCCCCTTGCAGGGCCTCTTTGCCTTAAACTCCCCCTTCATGCAGCAGCAGTCCGCCGTGCTGGGCCAGTGGGCCATGCAGCACCGCGTGGAGGATGTTTATGCCCGCCTCTTTGGCCGTGCGCCGACTGCGCATGAGGCCGAGGTGGCGGAGGCGTTTCTCAGTGGAAGAGAAAAAGATGCCGCCGCGTGGTCCCAGTACGCCCAGGCTCTGCTGGCCGGGAATGAGATGCTGTTTGTGGATTGA